The following proteins are encoded in a genomic region of Thioclava nitratireducens:
- the rpsD gene encoding 30S ribosomal protein S4 yields MTKRTSAKYKIDRRMGENIWGRAKSPVNRREYGPGQHGQRRKGKLSDFGIQLRAKQKLKGHYGDLTEKQFRRIYAEAERVKGDTGENLIGLLERRLDALVYRAKFVPTVFAARQFVNHGHVLVNGKKVNIPSYRLKEGDVVEVREKSKQMALVLEAVQSPERDVPDYIEADHNKLTAKFVRTPALSDVPFAVQMEPNLVVEFYAKN; encoded by the coding sequence GTGACCAAACGCACGTCTGCCAAGTACAAAATCGACCGCCGCATGGGCGAGAACATCTGGGGCCGCGCCAAGTCGCCCGTCAACCGTCGTGAATACGGCCCCGGCCAGCACGGTCAGCGCCGCAAGGGCAAACTGTCCGACTTCGGTATCCAGCTCCGCGCCAAGCAGAAGCTCAAGGGCCATTACGGCGACCTGACCGAGAAGCAGTTCCGCCGCATCTACGCCGAAGCCGAGCGTGTGAAGGGCGACACCGGTGAAAACCTGATCGGTCTGCTCGAGCGCCGCCTCGACGCGCTGGTCTACCGCGCCAAGTTCGTCCCGACCGTCTTCGCGGCACGCCAGTTCGTGAACCACGGCCACGTGCTCGTGAACGGCAAGAAAGTGAACATTCCCTCGTACCGTCTGAAAGAAGGCGACGTGGTGGAAGTCCGCGAGAAGTCCAAGCAGATGGCTCTGGTTCTCGAAGCCGTTCAGTCGCCCGAGCGTGACGTTCCGGATTACATCGAAGCCGACCACAACAAACTGACCGCCAAATTTGTGCGCACCCCGGCCCTGTCCGACGTGCCCTTCGCGGTTCAGATGGAGCCGAATCTCGTGGTCGAATTCTACGCGAAGAACTGA
- a CDS encoding sugar ABC transporter substrate-binding protein: MKNIRRSTCGTAARLAGTSVLALGLIAGAAQAQNITADSFGADFSAMSQLKDIASKGKGKVGVLLPDTASSARYTSFDEPYLKKAFEAAGLSSDDLIITNAQGSEADQLTQAQTDISQGATVLLIDPISSGGGAAVEKYAKEHGVAVIDYDRITLGGSRDYYISFDNEYVGELIGKGMEQCLSDWNIEKPNILVMAGSPDDNNATLFKQGYMKVLQPKFDDGSYTNAGEPAGTWDPSVARTTFEQQFTAHQDMNAVVTPNDDNANAVISYLKTLNVPAKAFPTTGQDATVTGLQNVLTGYQCGTVYKPIYLEAQAAAALALYMRAGENPPDGLVNGKVNDSQGGMDVPSILLKPIWVTPENMADTVVKDGFVDTSKLCAGDAADACKSAGIGN, from the coding sequence ATGAAAAACATTCGTCGCTCGACGTGCGGAACCGCCGCGCGTCTCGCCGGAACCAGCGTTCTCGCGCTCGGCCTGATTGCAGGTGCCGCGCAGGCCCAGAACATCACCGCCGACAGCTTCGGCGCCGACTTCTCGGCCATGAGCCAACTCAAGGACATCGCGTCCAAGGGCAAAGGCAAGGTCGGCGTGCTGCTGCCCGACACCGCCAGCTCCGCCCGCTACACCTCTTTCGACGAGCCCTACCTGAAGAAAGCCTTCGAAGCGGCGGGCCTGTCCTCGGACGACCTGATCATCACCAACGCGCAAGGCTCGGAAGCCGACCAGCTCACGCAGGCGCAGACCGATATCAGCCAGGGCGCGACGGTTCTGCTGATCGACCCGATCTCCTCGGGCGGCGGTGCCGCTGTCGAGAAATACGCGAAAGAGCACGGCGTCGCGGTCATCGACTATGACCGGATCACGCTTGGCGGTTCGCGCGACTACTATATCAGCTTCGACAACGAATATGTCGGCGAGCTGATCGGCAAGGGCATGGAACAGTGCCTGAGCGATTGGAACATCGAGAAGCCGAATATCCTCGTGATGGCGGGCTCCCCCGATGACAACAACGCCACGCTGTTCAAGCAGGGCTACATGAAGGTGCTTCAGCCGAAATTCGACGACGGCAGCTACACCAATGCGGGCGAGCCCGCGGGCACCTGGGACCCGTCTGTCGCACGGACCACCTTCGAGCAGCAGTTCACCGCGCATCAGGACATGAACGCCGTCGTCACCCCGAATGACGACAACGCCAACGCGGTCATCTCCTATCTCAAGACGCTGAACGTGCCGGCGAAAGCCTTCCCGACCACCGGTCAGGACGCGACCGTCACCGGCCTGCAGAACGTGCTCACCGGCTACCAGTGCGGCACCGTCTACAAGCCGATCTATCTCGAAGCCCAGGCGGCCGCCGCACTCGCGCTCTACATGCGCGCCGGTGAAAACCCGCCCGACGGTCTCGTCAACGGCAAGGTCAATGACAGCCAGGGCGGCATGGACGTGCCCTCGATCCTGCTCAAGCCGATCTGGGTCACCCCGGAGAACATGGCCGACACCGTCGTGAAAGACGGCTTCGTCGACACCTCCAAGCTCTGTGCGGGCGACGCGGCTGACGCGTGCAAATCCGCTGGCATCGGGAACTGA
- a CDS encoding ATP-binding cassette domain-containing protein: protein MMDTGNGTGSQAEDRDAILRIRGLEKSFGAVQALSGVDFDVRPGEVTALVGDNGAGKSVLTKTIAGIHEADGGVIEWEGNEVRVRSPRDSAELGIEVVYQDLALCDNLDVVQNMFLGREILTNGMLDEDAMERAAAETLQGLRVTTLRSIRAPVSALSGGQRQSIAVAKAVMWNSKLVILDEPTAALGVAQTGQVLQLVRRLADQGLAVVMISHNLNDVFAVSDRIAILRLGEMVSQGPIEEYDTQRVVELMTTGKSDHVVEPGAMRAAASIAAENAKDVAAQREASGESGPSAVVGATTEDQSFSSYLSRTWAKIKAGESGVLPVLLGFVLISLIFQLQNPKFLSPGNIVNLLVQGSVFMMIGMGQVFVLLLGEIDLSLGFVAGIGATVATLLVAPGSDWPWWAAVLAGLAVPAVLGIFQGSLITRLKLPSFVVTLAGLLGFNGLMIQLLGAGGTIPVASDTINNFANGTLSPLMGWLMTGVVVLVFAILTFSKDAKRRKSGLVAPPMGLTIAKIAAAVIAGIVLVTISNMNRGVARFPLSGMPWVIPIVFAVLLAWSFLLGRLKFGRYVLAIGGNAEAARRAGINLRLIRTAAFTLAATTAGLGGIIYASRLRSISTSFDGGTIVLYVVATAVIGGTSLFGGRGHPIHAILGGVVIAAIVNGMALLGLPAAVQLMATAAVLLASITVDVVVRRRGETTR from the coding sequence ATGATGGACACGGGCAACGGCACCGGGTCCCAAGCGGAGGATCGCGACGCGATCCTCCGCATTCGGGGTCTGGAAAAGAGTTTCGGCGCAGTGCAGGCGCTCAGCGGGGTCGATTTCGACGTGCGCCCCGGCGAGGTGACGGCACTGGTCGGTGACAATGGCGCGGGCAAATCCGTGCTGACGAAAACCATCGCCGGCATCCATGAAGCCGATGGCGGCGTAATCGAGTGGGAAGGCAACGAGGTCCGCGTCCGCTCGCCGCGCGACAGTGCGGAGCTGGGCATCGAGGTCGTCTATCAGGACCTCGCGCTGTGCGACAATCTCGACGTCGTGCAGAACATGTTCCTCGGTCGCGAGATCCTGACCAACGGGATGCTCGACGAGGACGCGATGGAGCGCGCCGCAGCAGAGACGCTGCAAGGCTTGCGCGTGACCACGCTGCGCTCGATCCGCGCGCCGGTCTCGGCGCTCTCGGGCGGTCAGCGGCAATCGATCGCGGTCGCCAAGGCCGTGATGTGGAATTCCAAACTGGTGATCCTCGACGAGCCCACGGCGGCGCTCGGCGTGGCCCAGACCGGTCAGGTGTTGCAACTCGTGCGTCGCCTCGCCGATCAGGGCCTCGCGGTGGTGATGATCTCGCACAACCTCAACGACGTCTTCGCAGTTTCCGACCGGATCGCGATCCTCCGTCTGGGCGAGATGGTGAGCCAGGGCCCGATCGAGGAATACGACACCCAGCGCGTGGTCGAGCTGATGACCACGGGCAAATCCGACCATGTGGTCGAGCCGGGCGCGATGCGCGCCGCCGCCTCGATCGCGGCAGAGAACGCCAAGGACGTCGCGGCGCAACGCGAGGCATCGGGCGAAAGCGGCCCCTCTGCCGTGGTGGGCGCCACGACCGAGGATCAGAGCTTCTCGAGCTACCTCTCGCGCACCTGGGCGAAGATCAAGGCAGGCGAAAGCGGCGTGCTCCCGGTGCTTCTGGGCTTCGTGCTGATCTCGCTGATCTTCCAGCTGCAGAACCCGAAATTCCTCTCGCCGGGGAACATCGTGAACCTGCTCGTCCAGGGCTCGGTCTTCATGATGATCGGGATGGGACAGGTTTTTGTCCTCTTGCTGGGCGAGATCGACCTTTCGCTCGGCTTCGTGGCCGGGATCGGGGCGACAGTGGCGACACTGCTGGTGGCACCGGGCTCCGACTGGCCCTGGTGGGCGGCGGTTCTGGCAGGTCTGGCGGTGCCGGCGGTTCTGGGCATCTTCCAGGGCTCGCTGATCACGCGCCTGAAACTGCCCTCTTTCGTCGTCACGCTGGCGGGCCTTCTGGGCTTCAACGGTCTGATGATCCAACTGCTGGGCGCCGGGGGGACGATCCCTGTGGCGAGTGACACGATCAACAACTTCGCCAATGGCACGCTGAGCCCGCTGATGGGCTGGCTGATGACCGGCGTCGTGGTTCTCGTCTTCGCGATCCTCACCTTCAGCAAGGATGCGAAACGTCGCAAGAGCGGCCTCGTCGCTCCGCCGATGGGCCTCACCATCGCGAAGATCGCCGCGGCCGTGATCGCGGGTATCGTGCTGGTGACCATCTCGAACATGAACCGCGGCGTCGCGCGCTTCCCGCTCTCGGGGATGCCGTGGGTGATCCCGATCGTCTTCGCGGTGCTGCTGGCATGGTCCTTCCTGCTGGGACGGCTGAAATTCGGCCGCTATGTCCTCGCAATCGGCGGCAATGCCGAGGCTGCGCGCCGGGCGGGCATCAACCTGCGCCTGATCCGGACCGCAGCCTTTACGCTGGCCGCGACGACGGCGGGTCTGGGCGGCATCATCTACGCCTCGCGCCTGCGCTCGATCTCCACCAGCTTCGACGGCGGCACGATCGTGCTCTATGTCGTCGCGACCGCGGTGATCGGGGGCACCTCGCTGTTCGGCGGGCGCGGCCATCCGATCCACGCGATCCTTGGTGGCGTCGTGATCGCGGCGATCGTCAACGGCATGGCGCTTCTGGGTCTGCCGGCGGCGGTGCAGCTGATGGCGACGGCGGCGGTGCTGCTCGCGTCGATCACGGTCGACGTGGTGGTGCGCCGGCGCGGCGAGACGACGCGCTAG
- a CDS encoding tyrosine-type recombinase/integrase, which translates to MFDFSHGFFGDDRRDEPFFCVGTEFKEITEDPRPWDRLLEYAGPSITFRQTLDPAWRARAIAELHPGCVKSTIQRNFLGPLRSLDKYLTKTRREKGCDTRRMFWLTPEQAEDLLRVASTPERYGVDDPQRRIRTAIAFLLGTGCRTGESFVLAAEDINWNTRECLVRGEVEGAGKTQASTRLVYLPSKAIDHMEALPDKGPIILNREGKPFTLRYKGGGQIRREFKKLREAAGLPEACTPHSLRHSFATWTYAATKDMKLLMSRGGWAKHDTALRYTKLAPSDLPMRLKSYGWDFGNDLDN; encoded by the coding sequence ATGTTTGATTTTTCTCACGGATTCTTTGGCGACGACCGTAGAGACGAGCCGTTCTTCTGCGTGGGGACCGAATTCAAAGAGATCACTGAGGATCCGCGCCCTTGGGACAGGTTGCTCGAATACGCCGGGCCCTCGATCACGTTTCGTCAGACTCTCGACCCAGCGTGGCGTGCCCGAGCAATTGCAGAGCTCCATCCTGGCTGCGTGAAGAGCACGATCCAGCGCAATTTCCTCGGACCCTTGCGGTCTCTTGACAAGTACCTGACGAAAACGCGGCGCGAGAAGGGTTGTGACACGCGTCGGATGTTCTGGCTTACCCCGGAGCAGGCAGAAGATCTTCTGCGTGTTGCCAGCACACCTGAACGCTATGGCGTTGACGATCCACAGAGGCGAATCCGCACTGCCATCGCGTTTCTGCTCGGCACTGGCTGCCGGACAGGCGAGAGCTTCGTTCTGGCTGCTGAAGACATCAACTGGAACACGCGTGAATGCTTGGTCCGTGGCGAGGTGGAGGGTGCCGGAAAGACTCAGGCAAGCACGCGCCTCGTCTATCTCCCCTCGAAGGCAATCGACCACATGGAAGCGTTGCCGGATAAAGGGCCGATCATCCTCAATCGCGAGGGTAAACCTTTTACGCTCCGCTACAAGGGTGGCGGTCAGATCCGACGCGAGTTCAAGAAACTGCGAGAGGCAGCCGGCCTCCCGGAGGCATGCACACCCCATTCTTTGCGACATTCGTTCGCCACATGGACGTATGCCGCTACGAAAGACATGAAGCTTCTGATGAGCCGCGGAGGTTGGGCAAAGCATGACACGGCACTCCGCTACACCAAGCTGGCGCCTTCGGATCTACCGATGCGACTGAAATCCTACGGCTGGGACTTTGGGAATGATTTGGACAACTGA